From Suncus etruscus isolate mSunEtr1 chromosome 6, mSunEtr1.pri.cur, whole genome shotgun sequence, one genomic window encodes:
- the LOC126011570 gene encoding F-box only protein 6-like: MALVNINELPENILLEVFLHVPARQLLLCCRPVCSVWRDLIDVVTLWKRKCLQEGFVTENEDQPVADWKIFYFLHSLHRNLLQNPCAEEGLDSWKIDDNGGDEWKVETLPGEHGRNIPSSGVTKYFVTSYEMCLKSQLVDLKAKGYWDKLLDHYRPDIVVKDWFAPRADCGCTYHLHVHLTSADFITLASFEPPPVVFPQWNDATWTEISHTFSDYPPGVRYVLFQHGGQDTQFWAGWYGPRVTNSSVTVSPTRRTPNPAPKSTT, translated from the exons ATGGCCCTGGTGAACATCAACGAGCTGCCCGAGAACATCCTCCTGGAGGTGTTCCTCCATGTGCCTGCCCGCCAGCTGCTGCTTTGCTGCCGCCCCGTCTGCAGTGTGTGGCGGGACCTCATCGACGTGGTGACCCTGTGGAAGCGCAAGTGTCTCCAGGAAGGCTTCGTCACCGAGAATGAGGACCAGCCGGTGGCTGATTGGAAAATCTTCTACTTCCTCCACAGCCTCCACAGGAACCTCCTGCAGAATCCCTGTGCTGAAG AGGGTCTGGACTCGTGGAAGATTGATGACAATGGAGGAGACGAGTGGAAGGTGGAGACATTGCCCGGTGAACATGGAAGAAACATTCCCAGCAGCGGAGTCACAAAATACTTTGTCACATCCTATGA GATGTGCCTCAAGTCACAGCTGGTGGACCTTAAAGCCAAAGGCTACTGGGACAAGCTCCTGGACCACTACCGGCCAGACATTGTGGTGAAGGACTG GTTCGCACCCCGAGCTGATTGTGGCTGCACATACCACCTACATGTGCATCTGACCTCAGCAGACTTCATCACCCTGGCGTCCTTCGAGCCTCCGCCTGTGGTATTTCCCCAGTGGAATGATGCCACGTGGACGGAG ATCTCCCATACTTTCTCGGACTACCCTCCCGGCGTGCGCTATGTCCTCTTCCAGCACGGGGGCCAGGACACCCAGTTCTGGGCTGGCTGGTACGGGCCTCGAGTCACCAACAGCAGCGTCACCGTCAGCCCAACCAGAAGGACCCCGAACCCAGCCCCCAAGAGCACAACTTGA
- the MAD2L2 gene encoding mitotic spindle assembly checkpoint protein MAD2B, which produces MTTLTRQDLNFGQVVADVLCEFLEVAVHLILYVREVYPVGIFQKRKKYNVPVQMSCHPELNQYIQDTLHCVKPLLEKNDVEKVVVVILDKEHRPVEKFVFEITQPPLLSINSDSLLSHVEQLLRAFILKISVCDAVLDHNPPGCTFTVLVHTREAATRNMEKIQVIKDFPWILADEQDVHMHDPRLIPLKTMTSDILKMQLYVEERAQKSS; this is translated from the exons ATGACCACGCTGACGCGGCAGGACCTCAACTTCGGCCAGG TGGTGGCCGACGTGCTGTGCGAGTTCCTGGAGGTGGCGGTGCACCTGATCCTCTACGTGCGGGAGGTCTACCCGGTGGGCATCTTCCAGAAGCGCAAGAAGTACAACGTGCCGGTCCAG ATGTCCTGTCATCCAGAGCTGAACCAATACATCCAAGACACGCTGCATTGCGTCAAGCCACTGCTGGAGAAG AATGATGTGGagaaggtggtggtggtgattttgGACAAAGAGCATCGCCCAGTGGAGAAATTCGTCTTTGAGATCACCCAGCCTCCCTTGCTGTCCATCAA TTCCGACTCGCTGCTGTCACACGTGGAACAGCTGCTCCGAGCATTTATCCTGAAGATCAGCGTTTGCGATGCAGTTCTGGACCATAATCCCCCAG GGTGCACATTTACAGTCTTGGTGCACACGCGGGAAGCTGCCACCCGGAACATGGAGAAGATCCAGGTCATCAAA gacTTCCCCTGGATCCTGGCTGACGAGCAGGATGTCCACATGCATGACCCCCGGCTAATCCCCCTGAAAACCATGACTTCAGACATTTTAAAG ATGCAGCTCTATGTGGAAGAACGAGCTCAAAAAAGCAGCTGA